From the Alloalcanivorax dieselolei B5 genome, one window contains:
- a CDS encoding LutB/LldF family L-lactate oxidation iron-sulfur protein, which produces MSQPARIPLRDEFNSRAHDALGDAQLRRNFRGAMDSLMEKRAAAFSDADERERLRTLGNHIRARALSRLPDLLEQLESNLTANGIQVHWAETTEQANRIVLDIAERRQARQVIKGKSMVSEEMDMNHVLADHGIECLESDMGEYIIQLDHEKPSHIIMPAIHKNADQVARLFERELGEPYTRDVNQLIQTGRRILRQKFFDADIGVSGVNFAVAETGTLVLVENEGNGRMSTTVPKVHIAVTGIEKVVAHLRDVVPLLSLLTRSALGQPITTYINMISRPRQAGERDGPEEVHLVLLDNGRSQAFADSELRQTLNCIRCGACMNHCPVYTRVGGHTYGEVYPGPIGAIITPHLVGLDKVPDHPSASSLCGACGEVCPVRIPIPSLLRRLREENVSRPDPGHAVMRGQGSKYSALESTVWTLWRTLYTRPLLYRLFRFFATRLRALTPSRLGPWTEHRGAPKPAARSLHELARKHLEQSR; this is translated from the coding sequence ATGAGCCAGCCCGCGCGCATCCCGCTACGGGATGAATTCAACAGCCGCGCCCACGATGCACTGGGGGATGCCCAACTCAGACGCAATTTTCGCGGTGCCATGGACTCGCTGATGGAGAAGCGCGCCGCCGCCTTCAGCGACGCCGACGAGCGCGAGCGGTTGCGCACCCTGGGCAATCACATCCGCGCCCGCGCGCTGTCCCGGCTGCCGGATCTTCTGGAGCAGCTGGAAAGCAATCTCACCGCCAACGGTATCCAGGTGCACTGGGCGGAAACCACCGAGCAGGCCAATCGCATCGTCCTCGACATCGCCGAGCGCCGCCAGGCCAGGCAGGTGATCAAGGGCAAGTCCATGGTCAGCGAGGAGATGGATATGAACCATGTCCTCGCCGACCACGGTATCGAGTGTCTGGAATCGGACATGGGCGAGTACATCATTCAGCTCGATCACGAGAAGCCCTCGCACATCATCATGCCGGCGATCCACAAGAATGCCGATCAGGTGGCCCGGTTGTTCGAACGGGAACTGGGCGAACCCTACACCCGCGACGTCAACCAACTGATTCAGACTGGCCGCCGGATACTGCGGCAAAAATTCTTCGACGCCGACATCGGTGTCTCCGGCGTCAATTTCGCGGTGGCCGAAACCGGCACCCTGGTGCTGGTGGAAAACGAGGGCAACGGCCGCATGAGCACCACCGTGCCCAAGGTGCACATCGCCGTCACCGGCATCGAAAAAGTGGTGGCCCATCTGCGTGATGTAGTGCCGCTGCTGTCGCTGCTGACCCGCTCCGCTCTGGGGCAGCCGATCACCACCTACATCAACATGATCTCCCGTCCGCGCCAGGCCGGCGAGCGCGACGGGCCGGAAGAAGTCCACCTGGTGCTGCTCGACAACGGTCGCAGCCAAGCCTTCGCCGACAGCGAACTGCGGCAGACCCTGAACTGCATCCGCTGCGGCGCCTGCATGAACCACTGCCCGGTGTACACCCGCGTCGGCGGCCACACCTATGGCGAGGTCTACCCCGGCCCCATCGGCGCCATCATCACCCCGCACCTGGTGGGCCTGGACAAAGTGCCGGACCATCCCAGCGCGTCTTCCCTGTGCGGCGCCTGCGGCGAAGTCTGCCCGGTGCGGATTCCGATTCCATCGCTGTTGCGGCGCTTGCGCGAAGAGAACGTGTCCCGTCCGGACCCCGGGCACGCGGTGATGCGCGGCCAGGGCAGCAAATACTCGGCACTGGAGAGTACCGTCTGGACGCTCTGGCGCACGCTGTACACGCGCCCGCTGCTGTACCGGCTGTTCCGCTTCTTCGCCACCCGCTTGCGCGCGCTGACACCCTCGCGTCTCGGCCCCTGGACCGAGCACCGCGGCGCCCCCAAACCCGCCGCCCGTTCCCTGCACGAACTGGCCCGCAAACATCTGGAGCAGTCCCGATGA
- a CDS encoding LutC/YkgG family protein, with amino-acid sequence MSAKARILDKLRHSLAGTETLPDDFDETLVTEPWRYPPEQRLARLRELMEAVRTEIHLTSQTQWPDLLAALLAEKQLTRLLIAPETDHGRQLTAHWSTRSDASLSTLSLSLSPQGRGDRIDGPVLSPLSLEGRGAGGEGETAAGSGTDSTQEHSPSDLPALHAYDRPVEEWKHELFHDTPASLTGTVGAIAATGSLILCPDRHEPRLMSLVPPVHFALLRASTIHDNLYEAQRALNWRAGMPTNALLISGPSKTADIEQVLAYGAHGPKDLVVLILEDA; translated from the coding sequence ATGAGCGCCAAAGCCCGCATTCTCGACAAACTCCGGCACAGCCTGGCCGGCACCGAAACGCTGCCGGACGATTTCGACGAGACGCTGGTCACCGAACCCTGGCGCTATCCGCCGGAGCAGCGCCTTGCCCGCTTGCGGGAATTGATGGAAGCGGTGCGCACGGAAATTCATCTCACCAGCCAGACTCAATGGCCGGACCTGCTGGCCGCCCTGCTCGCCGAAAAGCAACTGACACGTCTGCTGATCGCACCGGAGACCGACCATGGCCGGCAATTAACCGCGCACTGGTCGACCCGTTCCGATGCGTCACTATCCACCCTCTCCCTGTCCCTCTCCCCTCAAGGGAGAGGGGACCGAATAGATGGGCCTGTCTTGTCTCCCCTCTCCCTTGAGGGGAGAGGGGCCGGGGGAGAGGGTGAAACAGCGGCCGGATCCGGCACGGACTCAACTCAGGAGCATTCGCCCTCCGATTTACCGGCCTTGCACGCCTACGACCGGCCCGTGGAAGAGTGGAAACACGAGCTGTTCCATGACACCCCGGCCAGTCTCACCGGCACGGTCGGCGCCATCGCCGCCACCGGCAGTCTGATTCTGTGCCCGGACCGCCACGAACCGCGCTTGATGAGTCTGGTGCCGCCGGTGCATTTCGCGCTACTGCGCGCCAGCACCATCCATGACAATCTCTATGAAGCCCAGCGCGCCTTGAACTGGCGCGCCGGCATGCCCACCAACGCGCTGTTGATCTCTGGCCCGTCCAAGACCGCCGACATCGAGCAGGTACTGGCCTACGGCGCCCACGGCCCCAAGGACCTGGTGGTACTGATTCTGGAGGACGCATGA
- a CDS encoding FAD-binding and (Fe-S)-binding domain-containing protein translates to MTAAAHGPLPAPFLRAVEALIPASRRFDDPLSTLAFGTDASFYRLIPKLVIRVETEAEVVTLLQLAGEHAVPVTFRAAGTSLSGQAISDSVLIVLGDQWNGREIRNDGEQIRLQPGVIGAQANAWLAPLGRKIGPDPASINAAKIGGIVANNSSGMCCGTAQNTYHTLAGMRLVLADGTVLDSEDADSITRFRQSHAALLEQLAALGRATRADMPLSSRIRHKYRLKNTTGLSLNALVDYDDPLDILTHLMVGSEGILGFISAVTYDTVPEYPHRASALIVFPDVDTCCRAVPVLKQQPVSAVELLDRRSLRSVQDQPGMPDWVPGLSDGACALLIESRAAAETLLQEQLQGIRQALAAFAVEKQVDFSTDAAVNEQLWAIRKGTFPAVGAVRPTGTTVIIEDVTFPVEQLADGVRGLLTLFDKHGYDEAIIFGHALEGNLHFVFTQGFDDPAQVQRYEAFMGDVAKLVAEDFGGALKAEHGTGRNMAPFVELEWGRDAYQLMWKIKRLLDPAGILNPDVVLSEDPRIHLKHLKPLPAANEIVDKCIECGFCEPVCPSRGLTLTPRQRIVVWRDIQAKRRDGAGATALWNDYLYRGIDSCAATGLCAQRCPVGINTGDLVRELRAEQARHTGTADRLADHFSGALAATRVTLRGATTAQKLLGGERLQTLSKGLRQLSGERIPMWTPAMPQATSLPRHQPLSAGQRPRVVYLAACVSRTMGPSLSDPEQVPLIDKTRALLEKAGFEVVFPEDLDSLCCGQPFASKGYPEQGDRKRDQLAAALLKASRDGEDPIYCDTSPCTLRLTEGPLDKRLKLYDPVKFIREHLYSRLTFSPLDTSVAVHVTCSTQHLGESAGLLDIARRCAREVVVPEGIHCCGFAGDKGFTTPELNAHALRDLHDTVRHCDEGISTSRTCEIGLSHHGGIDYHGLVYLVDRATTAV, encoded by the coding sequence ATGACCGCTGCCGCCCACGGCCCGCTGCCCGCCCCTTTTCTGCGGGCAGTGGAAGCCCTGATTCCCGCCTCACGGCGTTTCGACGATCCGTTGTCCACTCTGGCGTTCGGCACCGACGCCAGCTTTTACCGTCTGATTCCGAAACTGGTGATCCGGGTGGAAACGGAAGCGGAAGTGGTGACGCTGCTGCAGCTGGCCGGCGAGCATGCCGTGCCGGTGACGTTCCGCGCCGCCGGCACCAGTTTGTCCGGCCAGGCGATCAGTGATTCCGTGCTGATCGTGCTGGGCGACCAGTGGAACGGCCGGGAAATTCGTAACGACGGCGAACAGATCCGCCTGCAACCCGGCGTCATCGGTGCCCAGGCCAACGCCTGGCTGGCGCCGCTGGGCCGCAAGATCGGCCCGGATCCGGCGTCCATCAACGCCGCCAAGATCGGCGGCATCGTCGCCAACAATTCCAGCGGCATGTGCTGCGGCACCGCCCAGAACACCTACCACACCCTGGCCGGCATGCGCCTGGTGCTGGCCGACGGCACCGTGCTGGACAGCGAGGACGCGGACAGCATCACGCGCTTCCGGCAAAGCCACGCGGCCCTGCTCGAACAACTGGCGGCACTGGGCCGGGCGACCCGCGCCGATATGCCTCTAAGCAGCCGTATCCGCCATAAATACCGTCTCAAGAACACCACCGGCCTGTCCTTGAACGCGCTGGTGGATTACGACGATCCGCTGGATATTCTCACCCATCTGATGGTGGGCTCGGAGGGAATCCTTGGCTTCATCAGCGCGGTCACCTACGACACCGTGCCGGAGTACCCGCACCGGGCCAGCGCCCTGATCGTGTTCCCCGACGTGGACACCTGCTGCCGGGCGGTGCCGGTGCTGAAGCAGCAACCGGTGTCGGCGGTGGAATTGCTCGACCGCCGCAGTCTGCGCTCGGTACAGGATCAGCCGGGCATGCCCGACTGGGTGCCGGGCCTGTCCGACGGCGCCTGCGCCTTGCTGATCGAATCCCGCGCCGCCGCCGAAACCCTGTTGCAGGAACAATTACAGGGTATTCGCCAGGCCCTCGCCGCCTTCGCGGTGGAGAAGCAGGTGGATTTCAGCACCGATGCGGCGGTGAACGAGCAACTCTGGGCCATCCGCAAAGGCACCTTTCCGGCGGTGGGCGCGGTGCGGCCCACCGGCACCACGGTGATCATCGAGGACGTGACCTTCCCGGTGGAACAACTCGCCGACGGCGTGCGCGGCCTGCTCACCCTGTTCGATAAACACGGTTATGACGAAGCGATCATCTTTGGCCACGCCCTGGAAGGCAATCTGCACTTCGTGTTCACCCAGGGCTTCGACGACCCGGCCCAGGTGCAACGCTATGAAGCCTTCATGGGCGACGTGGCCAAACTGGTGGCGGAAGACTTCGGCGGCGCGCTCAAGGCCGAGCACGGCACCGGCCGCAACATGGCGCCCTTCGTGGAGCTGGAATGGGGCCGCGACGCCTATCAACTGATGTGGAAAATCAAACGGCTGCTCGACCCCGCCGGTATCCTCAACCCGGATGTGGTGTTGTCCGAGGACCCGCGCATTCACCTGAAACATCTCAAGCCGCTGCCCGCCGCCAACGAGATCGTCGACAAGTGTATCGAGTGCGGCTTCTGCGAACCGGTGTGCCCTTCCCGCGGCCTGACCCTGACACCGCGCCAGCGCATCGTGGTGTGGCGGGACATTCAGGCCAAACGCCGCGACGGAGCCGGCGCCACCGCGCTCTGGAACGACTATCTGTATCGCGGCATCGATTCCTGCGCGGCCACCGGCCTGTGCGCCCAGCGCTGCCCGGTGGGCATCAACACCGGCGATCTGGTGCGTGAATTGAGAGCCGAACAGGCCCGGCACACCGGCACCGCCGACCGGCTGGCCGATCATTTCAGCGGCGCTCTTGCCGCCACCCGGGTTACCCTGCGCGGTGCCACCACCGCGCAAAAACTGCTCGGCGGGGAACGGCTGCAAACGCTGTCCAAGGGCCTGCGCCAACTGTCCGGTGAACGTATTCCGATGTGGACGCCGGCCATGCCGCAAGCCACCTCCCTGCCCCGCCATCAACCTCTTTCCGCCGGGCAGCGCCCGCGCGTGGTCTATCTGGCCGCCTGCGTCTCCCGCACCATGGGACCATCGCTGAGCGATCCGGAGCAAGTACCGCTGATCGACAAAACCCGGGCGCTGCTGGAAAAAGCAGGCTTCGAGGTGGTGTTCCCGGAAGATCTGGACAGCCTGTGCTGCGGCCAGCCTTTCGCTTCCAAAGGCTATCCGGAACAGGGGGACCGTAAACGGGATCAATTGGCGGCGGCGCTGCTGAAAGCCAGCCGCGATGGCGAGGATCCAATTTATTGCGACACCAGCCCCTGTACCTTGCGGCTGACGGAAGGCCCTCTGGACAAGCGACTGAAACTCTATGATCCGGTGAAGTTCATTCGCGAGCATCTCTATTCCCGGCTCACGTTTTCACCGCTGGACACGTCGGTGGCGGTGCACGTCACCTGCAGCACGCAGCATCTTGGGGAAAGCGCCGGTCTGCTCGATATCGCCCGTCGCTGTGCCCGGGAGGTGGTGGTTCCGGAAGGGATTCACTGCTGCGGCTTCGCCGGTGACAAGGGCTTCACCACCCCGGAGCTCAACGCCCACGCGCTGCGTGATCTGCACGACACCGTGCGGCACTGCGACGAGGGCATCTCCACCAGCCGCACCTGCGAGATTGGTCTCAGCCATCATGGCGGCATTGATTATCACGGGCTGGTGTATCTGGTGGACCGGGCGACCACGGCGGTTTGA
- a CDS encoding fumarate hydratase, whose amino-acid sequence MTVIRQDDLIQSVADALQYISYYHPVDFIRAVKEAYEKEESKAAKDAMAQILVNSRMSAMGHRPICQDTGIVTVFAKVGMNVTFEASSGEESMSLDDMINEGVRRAYNHPDNVLRASVLADPDGKRANTKDNTPAVINYSIVPGDTLEIDVAAKGGGSEAKSKFAMLNPSDSVVDWVLEQVPKMGAGWCPPGMLGIGIGGTAEKAMLIAKESLMDPIDIHELQARGPQTRAEELRLELFEKVNALGIGAQGLGGLTTVLDVKVADYPTHAANKPVAIIPNCAATRHAHFILDGSGPADLKAPDLEEWPDIAWGNDEGAKRVNLDTVTPEEVQTWQPGDTLLLSGKLLTGRDAAHKRMVDMISKGEKLPVDFTNRFIYYVGPVDPVGDEVVGPAGPTTATRMDKFTRTMLEETGLIGMVGKAERGDTAIQAIKDNKAVYLMAVGGAAYLVSKAIRKSRVAAFEDLGMEAIYEFEVEDMPVTVAVDSNGESVHKTGPVIWKEKIAAKKSA is encoded by the coding sequence ATGACGGTGATTCGCCAGGACGATCTGATCCAAAGCGTGGCCGATGCCCTGCAGTACATCTCCTATTACCACCCGGTGGACTTCATCCGCGCGGTAAAGGAAGCCTACGAGAAGGAAGAGAGCAAGGCGGCCAAGGACGCCATGGCGCAGATTCTGGTGAACTCGCGCATGTCCGCCATGGGGCACCGCCCGATCTGCCAGGACACCGGTATCGTCACCGTGTTCGCCAAGGTCGGCATGAACGTCACCTTCGAAGCGTCCTCCGGGGAAGAGAGCATGTCTCTGGACGACATGATCAACGAAGGCGTGCGCCGGGCCTACAACCACCCCGACAACGTGCTGCGCGCCTCGGTGCTGGCTGATCCGGATGGCAAGCGCGCCAACACCAAGGACAACACCCCGGCGGTGATCAACTATTCCATCGTGCCCGGCGACACCCTGGAGATCGACGTGGCCGCCAAGGGCGGCGGTTCCGAGGCGAAGTCCAAGTTCGCCATGCTCAACCCGTCCGACTCCGTCGTCGACTGGGTGCTGGAGCAGGTGCCGAAGATGGGCGCCGGCTGGTGCCCGCCGGGCATGCTTGGCATCGGCATCGGCGGTACCGCCGAGAAGGCCATGCTGATCGCCAAGGAATCCCTGATGGACCCCATCGACATTCACGAGTTGCAGGCCCGTGGCCCGCAAACCCGGGCCGAGGAACTGCGCCTGGAGCTGTTCGAGAAGGTCAACGCGCTGGGCATCGGTGCCCAGGGCCTGGGTGGCCTGACCACGGTGCTGGATGTGAAAGTGGCGGATTACCCCACCCACGCGGCCAACAAGCCGGTGGCGATCATTCCCAACTGCGCCGCCACCCGCCATGCCCACTTTATTCTCGACGGCAGCGGCCCGGCGGATCTCAAGGCGCCGGATCTGGAAGAGTGGCCGGACATTGCCTGGGGCAACGACGAGGGCGCCAAGCGCGTCAATCTGGACACCGTGACCCCGGAAGAAGTGCAGACCTGGCAGCCCGGCGATACGCTGCTGCTGTCCGGCAAGCTGCTCACCGGCCGTGACGCCGCCCACAAGCGCATGGTGGATATGATTTCCAAGGGCGAGAAGCTGCCGGTGGACTTCACCAACCGCTTCATCTACTACGTCGGCCCGGTGGACCCGGTGGGCGACGAAGTGGTGGGCCCGGCCGGTCCGACCACCGCCACCCGCATGGACAAGTTCACCCGTACCATGCTCGAGGAAACCGGCCTGATCGGCATGGTCGGCAAGGCCGAGCGTGGCGACACCGCGATCCAGGCGATCAAGGACAACAAGGCGGTTTACCTGATGGCCGTGGGCGGCGCCGCTTATCTGGTGTCCAAGGCGATCCGCAAGTCCCGCGTGGCGGCTTTCGAGGACCTGGGCATGGAAGCGATCTACGAATTCGAGGTGGAAGACATGCCGGTGACCGTGGCGGTGGATTCCAACGGCGAATCGGTACACAAGACCGGCCCGGTGATCTGGAAAGAGAAGATCGCCGCCAAGAAGTCGGCGTAA
- a CDS encoding outer membrane protein transport protein, producing MISRSRLKPHFGPRRLGAAALLLAPAIACANMGNIATTYGVLPSDVATVQALSMFNTQVSTAYYNPAFLARDTRGEMTAGLMHADPNLKADSQNHGTYKVQDDPTQQILLGLRTDLSGIAELGQPLVLGLLLGSEKYSEELMAFTSQTAPYGQYFNHGREPLFLSLGIGTNIWRGLAIGFATRVTLHSDAKLVAHTDLSGNTQYETLDVTAKPVLRPILSMSLDWKETFCPAAECWYNGVETAFAFRGYSYARVSVDANTIIPGTIPEPGLFINLSTIDSYQPNTYVFGTQVKKGKWRTGVALEFQEWSKLEDKLTAGHDDIKDVGDLQFRDTFTPRIGVEYEFEPGIGFSGGIAYQESPLETGVNKEINYLDARRTIFGIGFHATAQRVYGMVHPVRFDLAYQYHAIGERDFRLLSDQNGNNDRVKTDGDVNVFAASISMQF from the coding sequence ATGATCTCCCGTTCTCGACTGAAGCCCCACTTCGGGCCACGGCGCCTGGGGGCCGCGGCGCTGTTGCTTGCCCCGGCGATTGCTTGCGCGAACATGGGTAACATAGCCACCACCTACGGTGTCCTGCCCAGTGATGTCGCCACCGTCCAGGCCCTGTCCATGTTCAACACCCAGGTCTCCACCGCCTACTACAACCCGGCCTTCCTCGCCCGCGATACCCGTGGCGAAATGACCGCCGGACTCATGCACGCCGATCCCAACCTCAAGGCCGACAGCCAGAACCACGGCACCTACAAGGTCCAGGACGATCCCACCCAGCAAATCCTACTCGGCCTGCGCACCGATCTCTCCGGCATCGCCGAACTCGGCCAACCCCTGGTCCTCGGCCTGCTGCTCGGCTCCGAGAAATACTCCGAAGAACTGATGGCCTTCACCTCCCAGACCGCCCCCTACGGCCAGTATTTCAATCACGGCCGTGAGCCGCTATTCCTGTCCCTCGGCATCGGCACCAACATCTGGCGCGGCCTGGCCATCGGCTTCGCCACCCGCGTCACCCTCCACTCCGACGCCAAGCTGGTCGCCCACACCGACCTCTCCGGCAACACCCAGTACGAGACCCTGGACGTCACCGCCAAGCCGGTGTTGCGCCCCATCCTCAGCATGAGCCTGGACTGGAAGGAGACTTTCTGCCCCGCTGCCGAGTGCTGGTACAACGGCGTGGAAACCGCCTTCGCCTTCCGTGGCTACTCTTACGCCCGGGTCAGCGTCGACGCCAACACCATTATTCCCGGCACCATCCCCGAGCCGGGTCTGTTTATTAACCTGAGCACCATCGACTCCTACCAGCCCAACACCTATGTGTTCGGCACTCAGGTGAAAAAAGGCAAATGGCGCACCGGCGTCGCATTGGAGTTCCAGGAATGGTCCAAGCTGGAGGACAAACTCACCGCCGGCCACGACGACATCAAGGACGTCGGTGATCTGCAGTTCCGTGACACCTTCACCCCGCGCATTGGCGTGGAATACGAGTTTGAGCCCGGCATTGGGTTTTCCGGCGGTATTGCCTATCAGGAATCCCCGCTGGAGACCGGCGTCAACAAAGAGATCAACTATCTGGACGCCCGCCGCACCATCTTTGGTATCGGCTTCCACGCCACCGCCCAGCGGGTCTACGGCATGGTCCACCCGGTGCGGTTCGATCTGGCCTACCAGTACCACGCCATCGGCGAGCGGGACTTCCGTTTGCTCTCCGACCAGAACGGGAATAACGACCGCGTCAAGACCGACGGTGACGTCAACGTCTTCGCCGCCTCCATCAGCATGCAGTTTTAA
- a CDS encoding Ig-like domain-containing protein produces MLRGTFNRTLYGTLFVTACATVLTACGGSDGSSMPGNDANDAQRQSLLYAYPDDGQSEVAIPAPVVLRFTSDIELAAAENNIKLRLGGADGDIVPVTYSKVEADGRSILLTPTEKLQPLTDYTVTLRGVQLSVGKAPNRDIHFTTRALQRGPKSLVVADDDFTLARAIPSGDTEEPVMDFSTFRFQFTQPIDPTSARYGLNPGDGTTPADTVALVDGSGELVEARLLTEGPYMTLDPAPEHLTPGETYTLTLGDGLASTFGNTFGGHELTVTPQDSSPRGEPAILVQRITDSENRTRTSPLTGKPVNEVPVNATLLGQDNVTQASGDVRAELGDVTVYPDVTPVRIPAETILSGTSLEVLIGGEVPAGFESGEVKMHFLSDATGYLVPNPYDTHNRADALRIVRLFMDVAITTDEARANGGFTQDMLHIELIGVGEVDPQEGVLKIDAVSVVEPDVLGQEFAHGMLSFQLES; encoded by the coding sequence ATGCTTCGCGGAACCTTTAACCGGACCCTCTACGGGACCTTATTCGTCACCGCCTGTGCCACCGTCCTCACCGCCTGCGGCGGCAGCGACGGCTCCAGCATGCCCGGCAATGATGCCAACGACGCCCAACGTCAAAGCCTGCTCTATGCCTATCCAGACGACGGCCAAAGTGAAGTGGCGATCCCCGCTCCAGTGGTATTGCGCTTCACCAGCGACATCGAGCTGGCCGCCGCTGAAAACAACATCAAACTGCGCCTTGGGGGCGCCGATGGGGACATCGTCCCCGTCACCTACAGCAAAGTGGAAGCCGATGGCCGCAGCATCCTGCTGACACCCACGGAAAAACTGCAACCGCTCACCGACTACACCGTGACCCTGCGCGGCGTGCAACTGAGCGTGGGCAAGGCACCGAACCGGGATATCCACTTCACCACCCGCGCGCTGCAACGGGGCCCGAAATCCCTGGTGGTGGCCGACGACGACTTCACCCTCGCCCGCGCCATTCCCAGCGGTGACACCGAAGAACCGGTAATGGACTTCTCTACTTTCCGTTTCCAGTTCACCCAGCCCATCGACCCCACCAGCGCCCGCTACGGCCTCAACCCCGGCGACGGCACCACGCCAGCGGACACCGTGGCCCTGGTGGACGGCAGTGGCGAGCTGGTGGAAGCGCGCCTGCTCACCGAAGGGCCCTACATGACCCTGGACCCCGCGCCCGAGCACCTCACTCCGGGAGAGACCTACACCCTCACCCTGGGCGACGGTCTGGCCAGCACCTTCGGCAATACATTCGGTGGCCATGAACTCACCGTCACCCCGCAAGACTCATCACCGCGTGGCGAGCCGGCCATCCTGGTACAGCGCATCACCGACTCAGAAAACCGCACCCGCACCTCCCCGCTCACCGGCAAACCGGTGAACGAAGTACCGGTGAACGCCACCCTGCTCGGCCAGGACAACGTCACCCAGGCCAGCGGCGACGTGCGCGCGGAGCTGGGCGACGTCACCGTCTACCCGGACGTCACCCCGGTACGCATCCCCGCTGAAACCATCCTCAGCGGCACCAGCCTGGAAGTCCTGATCGGCGGCGAAGTACCCGCCGGCTTTGAATCCGGCGAAGTGAAAATGCACTTCCTCAGCGACGCCACCGGCTACCTGGTGCCCAACCCCTACGACACCCACAATCGCGCCGACGCCCTGCGCATCGTGCGGCTGTTCATGGACGTGGCCATCACCACCGACGAAGCCCGCGCCAACGGCGGCTTTACTCAGGATATGCTACACATCGAACTGATAGGCGTCGGCGAAGTGGATCCACAGGAAGGCGTGCTGAAAATCGACGCGGTCAGCGTGGTGGAACCGGACGTGCTCGGCCAGGAATTCGCCCACGGCATGCTCAGCTTCCAGCTGGAGTCCTAA